Proteins from one Halogeometricum sp. S1BR25-6 genomic window:
- a CDS encoding DUF2264 domain-containing protein — translation MNPRGSNPVDVAPRTRGEFQRAAAQLVEPLFAHVSPGNARIRPTATGAHFSDTAAELEGFSRLLWGLVPLGVHAEVGRWPQIREGLVNGTNPEHEEYWGAAGDYSQKHVEMAAIGVGLALVPEHLWEPLSDTERERLATWLDQINDAELHDCNWLFFRVMVNRGLRAVGAPHDADRTESSLDRLESFSRGGGWYTDGPAERASGSPVDYYLPWAMQFYGLLDAAMAEDGDERAERFRARAKAFATEYVHWFDEAGRAIPYGRSLTYRFAQAAFWGGLAFADAKPDALSWGAIRGLWARNVRWWLDQPIFTDGGLLSVGYRYPTLKISESYNSPNSPYWALKAFFPLALAADHPFWRAEAEPLPDLPALTTQPEAGKLVCRSEGGDHLFALSLPQTSPHGHEKYAKFAYSARFGFSVASRRPGAGRAGHDSALALSLDGSRYVTLREATATEMDGTTLSVRWEPWDGVGVRTWLAPALPWHVRVHRIETDRTVHAEEGGFALDKTGDDGDGNGVVHRTRGGTAVARYPNGVSGIADGFGGRTAAVVDEEPNTNLYHPRTVVPTLRSTHESGTHWLGSTVAASPRADGAWDADPNVSFEATDRGVVVETADGETLLRCSSEER, via the coding sequence ATGAATCCCAGAGGGTCGAACCCGGTGGACGTCGCTCCCCGGACGCGCGGGGAGTTCCAGCGCGCCGCCGCGCAACTGGTCGAGCCGCTGTTCGCACACGTCAGTCCGGGCAACGCGCGGATTCGACCCACGGCGACGGGCGCACACTTCTCCGACACCGCGGCCGAACTCGAAGGATTCTCGCGCCTGCTGTGGGGGCTGGTTCCGCTCGGCGTTCACGCCGAGGTCGGGCGCTGGCCGCAGATTCGCGAGGGACTCGTCAACGGCACGAACCCCGAACACGAGGAGTACTGGGGCGCCGCGGGAGACTACTCGCAGAAGCACGTCGAGATGGCGGCCATCGGCGTCGGACTCGCGCTCGTTCCCGAACACCTGTGGGAGCCGCTCTCGGACACTGAGCGCGAGCGGCTGGCGACGTGGCTCGACCAGATAAACGACGCCGAACTGCACGACTGCAACTGGCTGTTCTTCCGGGTGATGGTGAACCGGGGCCTCCGAGCGGTCGGGGCGCCGCACGACGCCGACCGGACAGAATCGTCGCTCGACCGACTCGAGTCGTTCTCCCGCGGCGGCGGCTGGTACACCGACGGGCCGGCCGAGCGGGCGAGCGGGAGTCCCGTCGACTACTACCTCCCGTGGGCGATGCAGTTCTACGGCCTCCTCGACGCCGCGATGGCCGAGGACGGCGACGAGCGGGCCGAGCGGTTCCGCGCCCGCGCGAAGGCGTTCGCGACGGAGTACGTCCACTGGTTCGACGAGGCGGGTCGCGCGATACCCTACGGTCGGAGTCTGACCTACCGGTTCGCGCAGGCCGCGTTCTGGGGCGGCCTCGCGTTCGCGGACGCGAAACCCGACGCGCTCTCGTGGGGGGCCATCAGAGGGTTGTGGGCGCGCAACGTCCGCTGGTGGCTCGACCAGCCGATATTCACCGACGGCGGACTCCTGTCAGTGGGCTACCGCTATCCCACCCTGAAGATATCCGAGAGTTACAACTCGCCAAACTCCCCCTACTGGGCGCTCAAGGCGTTCTTCCCGCTCGCGCTTGCCGCCGACCACCCGTTCTGGCGGGCCGAAGCGGAACCACTGCCCGATTTGCCGGCGCTTACCACCCAACCCGAGGCCGGGAAGCTGGTCTGCCGGAGCGAAGGGGGAGACCACCTGTTCGCGCTGTCGCTCCCCCAGACGAGCCCGCACGGTCACGAGAAGTACGCCAAGTTCGCCTACTCCGCACGGTTCGGCTTCTCGGTCGCGAGCCGGCGTCCGGGCGCGGGGCGGGCGGGTCACGACAGCGCGCTCGCGCTCAGCCTCGACGGCTCGAGGTACGTCACGCTTCGGGAGGCGACGGCGACCGAGATGGACGGGACGACCCTCTCCGTCCGGTGGGAGCCGTGGGATGGGGTCGGAGTCCGAACGTGGCTCGCCCCCGCGCTCCCGTGGCACGTGCGGGTCCACCGAATCGAGACCGACCGGACCGTCCACGCCGAGGAGGGCGGATTCGCGCTCGACAAGACGGGTGACGACGGGGACGGAAACGGGGTCGTCCACCGCACGCGAGGCGGGACCGCCGTCGCGCGGTACCCGAACGGCGTGAGCGGTATTGCCGACGGGTTCGGCGGCCGGACGGCCGCGGTGGTCGACGAAGAACCCAACACCAACCTCTATCACCCGCGAACGGTGGTCCCGACGCTCCGGTCGACGCACGAGTCGGGCACGCACTGGCTCGGGTCCACGGTCGCCGCCAGCCCCCGCGCGGACGGCGCGTGGGACGCCGACCCGAATGTGTCATTCGAGGCGACCGACCGCGGCGTCGTCGTCGAGACGGCCGACGGCGAAACGCTGCTCCGCTGTTCGTCGGAGGAACGGTGA
- a CDS encoding energy-coupling factor ABC transporter ATP-binding protein, whose product MAPVIEARGLTYEYADGTAAVRGVDLTVEPGERVAVVGANGSGKSTLQLALGGLVEPTAGTVTYFGETDDAEAVRDRLGVLLQDPDDYLFNTTVREDVEYGPAQLGHSREAARRRVGELAAELGLEALLDRPPFRLSGGEKQRAAVASVLAFDPEVLLLDEPFGAVDARYRERIRELVTDREGTLLWFTPSVDVVPKVAERVVLVSRDGSVAADGPVREILTDRSLLENHGLRPPAAVRLFEGIVERDDLPLTVESARRRLRRGE is encoded by the coding sequence ATGGCTCCCGTAATCGAAGCCCGCGGGCTGACCTACGAGTACGCCGACGGCACGGCCGCGGTTCGAGGCGTCGACCTCACCGTCGAACCGGGAGAACGCGTCGCCGTCGTCGGGGCGAACGGGTCGGGCAAGAGCACGCTCCAACTCGCCCTCGGGGGCCTCGTCGAACCGACCGCGGGGACGGTGACGTACTTCGGGGAAACGGACGACGCGGAGGCGGTCCGGGACCGCCTCGGCGTGCTGCTGCAGGACCCGGACGACTACCTGTTCAACACGACCGTCCGCGAGGACGTCGAGTACGGTCCCGCCCAACTCGGACACTCGCGGGAGGCGGCGCGGCGGCGCGTGGGCGAACTCGCCGCAGAACTCGGGTTGGAGGCGCTGCTCGACCGCCCGCCGTTCCGCCTCTCCGGCGGCGAGAAACAGCGGGCCGCGGTGGCGAGCGTTCTCGCGTTCGACCCCGAGGTGCTCCTCTTGGACGAACCGTTCGGCGCCGTCGACGCCCGGTACCGGGAGCGAATCCGCGAACTGGTGACCGACCGCGAGGGGACCCTCCTATGGTTCACCCCCTCGGTCGACGTCGTCCCTAAGGTGGCAGAACGGGTCGTACTCGTGAGTCGGGACGGCTCGGTCGCCGCCGACGGCCCCGTTCGGGAGATACTCACCGACCGGTCGCTGCTGGAAAACCACGGTCTGCGGCCGCCCGCCGCGGTTCGACTGTTCGAGGGAATCGTCGAGCGGGACGACCTTCCGCTGACCGTCGAGTCGGCGCGGCGGCGCCTGCGGCGCGGCGAGTGA
- the cbiQ gene encoding cobalt ECF transporter T component CbiQ: MTGVLARTVESVSGALRAVFAAERVAAEDGFLQGRDPRVTLLSLGGFALAVMLARTPAVTLCLGAATVGLALLSAVPLRELLGRSAVVPAAAATVVLPQAVLLPGDALVGASLLGVAVELTDAGVAYVVRFTARVWVGVALLSLLTMTTPFSALVAAMRELRVPVALVWVLAVTYRYLFLFFDELQRLVLARNSRTTGSAGARSEWRDAKRLAGTFLLRTLDRGERVGRGMRARGGARPPSPYGRSRAVDGYDYALSACAVAAVVGAGVVRWLP, from the coding sequence GTGACCGGCGTCCTCGCCCGCACGGTCGAGTCCGTCTCGGGTGCGCTCCGCGCCGTCTTCGCGGCCGAACGGGTCGCCGCCGAGGACGGGTTCCTGCAGGGCCGGGACCCCCGCGTGACGCTCCTGTCGCTGGGCGGGTTCGCGCTGGCCGTGATGCTCGCGCGGACGCCGGCAGTGACGCTCTGTCTCGGCGCCGCGACCGTCGGACTGGCGCTGCTGTCGGCGGTCCCCCTCCGGGAGCTACTGGGGCGGTCGGCGGTCGTTCCGGCGGCGGCCGCCACAGTCGTCCTCCCGCAGGCCGTCCTGCTACCCGGCGACGCGCTGGTGGGCGCGAGTCTGCTCGGCGTCGCCGTCGAACTCACCGACGCCGGCGTCGCCTACGTCGTTCGGTTCACCGCGCGCGTCTGGGTCGGCGTGGCGCTCCTCTCACTGCTCACGATGACGACGCCGTTCTCGGCGCTCGTCGCCGCGATGCGCGAACTCCGGGTTCCGGTGGCGCTCGTGTGGGTGCTGGCGGTGACGTACCGGTATCTCTTCTTGTTCTTCGACGAACTGCAGCGGCTGGTGCTGGCGCGGAACAGCCGAACGACGGGGTCGGCGGGCGCTCGGAGCGAGTGGCGCGACGCGAAGCGACTGGCGGGGACGTTCCTGCTGCGGACGCTGGACCGCGGGGAGCGCGTCGGTCGCGGGATGCGAGCGCGGGGCGGCGCTCGGCCGCCGTCGCCGTACGGTCGCTCCCGCGCCGTCGACGGGTACGACTACGCCCTGAGCGCGTGCGCCGTCGCCGCCGTCGTCGGGGCGGGGGTGGTCCGATGGCTCCCGTAA
- a CDS encoding PDGLE domain-containing protein — protein MNAVLGKPWVRRAVVALLVLVALAPVFGWASGAVGYAEPLENAAEETGAADAAASTVPALFPDYSVPGLGSSLGTLVSAVVGTALTLAVGVGAGRLLER, from the coding sequence GTGAACGCCGTCCTCGGGAAGCCGTGGGTCCGCCGGGCGGTGGTCGCGCTCCTCGTCCTCGTCGCCCTCGCGCCGGTGTTCGGGTGGGCCTCGGGCGCGGTCGGCTACGCCGAACCGCTCGAAAACGCCGCCGAGGAGACGGGTGCGGCCGACGCCGCCGCTTCGACCGTTCCCGCACTCTTCCCGGATTACTCGGTGCCCGGCCTCGGGTCGTCGCTCGGAACGCTCGTCTCCGCCGTCGTCGGGACGGCGCTCACGCTCGCCGTCGGCGTCGGCGCGGGCCGGCTTCTCGAACGGTGA
- a CDS encoding energy-coupling factor ABC transporter permease, with amino-acid sequence MHIPDGFLDPWVAGLFWLGAGIAIGVAVRRARDELGDERTPLLGVVAAGIFAAQMLNWPIPGGTSAHFVGGAFAGILLGPSLGVLAMTAVVSIQALVFGDGGIVALGANLFAMAVVDVLVGYALFRACRSVHETGAAFAAGWGAITLSALAVGVGVGASSAFAYELGTTVTIMVVGHALLGVVEGAITAAVYGYVADARPDLVLGHGDDGCASGVGL; translated from the coding sequence ATGCACATTCCGGACGGATTTCTCGACCCGTGGGTCGCGGGGCTGTTCTGGCTCGGGGCGGGTATCGCCATCGGCGTCGCGGTGCGGCGGGCGCGGGACGAACTCGGCGACGAGCGGACGCCGCTGCTCGGCGTCGTCGCCGCCGGCATCTTCGCCGCGCAGATGCTCAACTGGCCGATACCGGGGGGAACGAGCGCTCACTTCGTCGGCGGTGCGTTCGCCGGTATCCTTCTGGGTCCGTCGCTCGGCGTCCTCGCGATGACCGCCGTGGTCTCGATTCAGGCGCTCGTGTTCGGCGACGGCGGCATCGTCGCGCTCGGCGCGAACCTGTTCGCGATGGCCGTCGTCGACGTGCTCGTCGGCTACGCGCTGTTCCGCGCCTGCAGGAGCGTTCACGAGACCGGCGCCGCCTTCGCGGCCGGGTGGGGGGCGATCACGCTCTCGGCTCTCGCCGTCGGCGTCGGCGTCGGGGCGTCCTCGGCGTTCGCGTACGAACTCGGGACGACGGTCACCATCATGGTCGTCGGCCACGCGCTGTTGGGCGTCGTCGAGGGGGCCATCACGGCGGCCGTCTACGGCTACGTCGCCGACGCCCGACCGGACCTCGTGCTCGGTCACGGAGACGACGGATGCGCCTCGGGGGTCGGCCTGTGA
- a CDS encoding CopG family ribbon-helix-helix protein, with the protein MSGASDRMSVTLPPELLAELDAVVETGEYGSRSEATRDALRAFVTEFNRQTGLSGSLSGTVVVLYEHDHSGVTERLTDLQHDFSDTIIAVHHVHLSDHLCLESIAVDGTGERIEALLSEIRPLKGVKRVKLAVVDA; encoded by the coding sequence ATGAGCGGAGCCAGCGACCGGATGAGCGTCACCCTTCCGCCGGAGTTGCTCGCGGAACTGGACGCGGTGGTCGAGACGGGCGAGTACGGCAGTCGTTCGGAGGCGACGAGGGACGCGCTCCGCGCGTTCGTCACGGAGTTCAACCGACAGACCGGGCTCTCCGGGTCGCTCAGCGGAACGGTGGTCGTCCTCTACGAACACGACCACAGCGGGGTGACCGAACGGCTGACCGACCTGCAACACGACTTCTCGGATACCATCATCGCCGTCCACCACGTCCACCTCAGCGACCACCTCTGTCTCGAGTCCATCGCGGTCGACGGCACCGGCGAGCGAATCGAGGCGTTGCTGTCGGAGATTCGGCCGCTCAAGGGCGTCAAGCGGGTCAAACTCGCCGTCGTCGACGCCTGA
- a CDS encoding TrkH family potassium uptake protein yields the protein MIGRVEWRVALALVGMILKWLWLPMLLPLGIAVYDGTPLAPFVLSMLATVGIGIGLERLTDERDLGVREAFLMVSLTWLSIALVGAAPFVLAGNGALASPVNALFESMSGFTTTGATVIVDFERHSRAIHMWRSIIQWLGGLGILVLATAVLSQLSVGGAQLMETETQTRDVNRLTPRISQTAALLWKIYIGLTGLQIAVLYGLHLAGLAPEMTLYDAVAHAFTTVSTSGFSPRPESIAAFSPAVQWAVVPFMATGATSFVLLYFLLRGDVERLRNSDEFRFYVGVLAFFSAGVATVLFVDTALYESPEAVVRHSVFQVVSIVTTTGYASTDFNLWSSGAKHLLFACMFVGGMAGSTTCSIKTLRWLVVLKAFRRDLFVATTPSAVRPVRLSGSVVEEKTIRDIYAYTLVSLVIFMLATIFVVVDASRVQLGVGEFEAMSAAAATFFNVGPAFGIAGPLESYEPFSQSTKLVLTFLMWIGRIEIIPVLVLLTPSYWRS from the coding sequence ATGATCGGCCGCGTCGAGTGGCGGGTGGCCCTCGCGCTCGTGGGGATGATTCTCAAGTGGCTCTGGCTGCCGATGCTGCTCCCACTCGGCATCGCCGTCTACGACGGCACCCCCCTCGCCCCGTTTGTACTGTCGATGCTCGCGACCGTCGGCATCGGAATCGGGCTCGAACGGCTGACCGACGAGCGCGACCTGGGCGTGCGCGAGGCGTTTCTGATGGTCTCGTTGACCTGGCTGAGCATCGCTCTCGTCGGCGCGGCTCCCTTCGTCCTCGCCGGCAACGGGGCGCTCGCCTCCCCCGTCAACGCGCTCTTCGAGAGCATGAGCGGGTTCACGACGACGGGCGCGACGGTCATCGTCGACTTCGAGCGTCACTCACGGGCGATTCACATGTGGCGGTCGATCATCCAGTGGCTCGGCGGACTCGGCATCCTCGTGCTCGCGACGGCGGTGCTGTCGCAACTCTCCGTCGGGGGCGCCCAACTGATGGAGACCGAGACGCAGACGCGGGATGTGAACAGACTCACGCCCCGCATCTCTCAGACCGCGGCCCTCCTCTGGAAGATATACATCGGGCTGACCGGACTGCAGATAGCCGTCCTCTACGGGTTGCACCTCGCCGGTCTCGCACCCGAGATGACGCTGTACGACGCCGTGGCCCACGCGTTCACCACGGTGTCGACGAGCGGGTTCTCCCCGCGACCCGAAAGCATCGCCGCCTTCTCGCCCGCCGTCCAGTGGGCGGTCGTCCCCTTCATGGCGACGGGGGCGACGAGTTTCGTCCTGCTGTACTTCCTGCTTCGGGGCGACGTCGAGCGGCTTCGCAACAGCGACGAGTTCCGCTTTTACGTCGGCGTCCTCGCGTTCTTCTCGGCCGGGGTCGCCACCGTCCTCTTCGTCGACACGGCGCTGTACGAGAGCCCCGAGGCGGTCGTCCGTCACTCGGTGTTCCAGGTGGTCTCCATCGTGACGACGACCGGCTACGCGAGCACGGACTTCAACCTCTGGTCGTCCGGGGCCAAGCACCTCCTGTTCGCCTGCATGTTCGTCGGCGGGATGGCCGGGAGCACGACGTGTTCGATCAAGACGCTGCGCTGGCTGGTCGTCCTGAAGGCGTTCCGTCGGGACCTGTTCGTCGCGACCACCCCGAGCGCGGTTCGGCCGGTCCGGCTGAGCGGCAGCGTCGTCGAGGAGAAGACGATTCGAGACATCTACGCCTACACCCTCGTGAGCCTCGTCATATTCATGCTCGCGACGATATTCGTGGTCGTCGACGCCTCGCGGGTGCAGTTGGGCGTGGGCGAGTTCGAGGCGATGAGCGCGGCCGCGGCGACGTTCTTCAACGTCGGGCCGGCGTTCGGTATCGCCGGCCCCCTCGAAAGCTACGAGCCGTTTTCCCAGTCGACGAAACTCGTCTTGACCTTCCTCATGTGGATCGGGCGAATCGAGATTATCCCGGTGCTCGTGCTGTTGACGCCGTCGTACTGGCGGTCGTAG
- a CDS encoding FtsX-like permease family protein, translating to MGYRRVLSFGWARRDTLAVVVIALTVSFLVGAAVLGVALGSQTTAIAAQFETPYGIDDTGRGDGAAVVELTVAETTLDGEQVTVVGVPDGAPSITVRGRTVEFPPPDPGVLASADYEGAARQVSVGERTVRVQPRESRSVLPDSWYVTDPETAAAFEGASAVTIRETETRPATPLLSALEFFVRGAAELVRLLQLATVAAGVLVAVTIYSVVQITVRERRPDIAVLRSTGATPFQIFRLFTVRALALTAVGTAAGYGFGLILVRAVVNAAVYRGLPTTLSARVTEPVLAVLLPAVVFFLLVGGLAGLLAAYRGATEDPASLTGQGRPDRGRLRERLGRLVGTRLVDWDALVPTAATLSVFMAALLLLTAVAGAVGPLADTGETITQPDAPHPIASSVPAAYADALRAQGATASPEILLFEVYDGNPIVARGVNFTAYRALSGVDVARGEAPDAENEALVGADLARSTGLSPGDTIVLGGSTDASVMRLELTGTFSGEGIQDDQLLVSLSAAREMSTTGDDAVQFVRTDGLDVDAAGTSTVVVTSARVVTENGTPGVAVDVTNLGLREATREVEVRLGERTRTAEVTVDSGRSARAFVAFEDLSDGTYPLVVGDVRKNVTVDGDSLVALDADGAGFVVEAPARAPVGGTPTVRVLRNGRPVGGATVSVDGRTATTNENGDARISLETAGNVSVVAESEGRRARTTVTVAPDATRAPMLDVSVSPDAPSIFTRPEATVTARNPWEESVEANLSVTGPGVERTETLALDPGETARFAVEIPQRPAGAYDVTASAGTETEASTTYTVSGDARLGAALAQSGQFSGGGGITQAIQVAFGNIEVLVLAVVSLLGVMTVGSTTAAFTRAVHTATREIGIRRATGADPCSVFLDVFVDALKIGTTAAVLSMVLAYLAVRALLAVGELRVFGLVLEPALSPTIVLGALACGVALSLVSATLAAVAVLRRDPAALLVDRHIPTPSGSDE from the coding sequence ATGGGATATCGACGAGTACTCTCCTTCGGATGGGCGCGGCGCGACACGCTGGCGGTCGTCGTCATCGCGCTCACCGTCTCCTTTCTCGTCGGCGCGGCCGTATTGGGCGTCGCGCTCGGGTCCCAGACCACGGCCATCGCGGCGCAGTTCGAGACGCCGTACGGCATCGACGACACCGGACGGGGAGACGGCGCGGCGGTCGTCGAACTCACCGTCGCCGAGACGACGCTCGACGGCGAACAGGTGACCGTCGTCGGCGTCCCCGACGGAGCGCCGAGCATCACCGTCAGGGGGCGGACGGTCGAGTTCCCGCCGCCCGACCCCGGCGTCCTCGCGAGCGCCGACTATGAGGGCGCAGCGAGACAGGTCTCTGTCGGTGAGCGAACCGTCCGCGTCCAACCGCGGGAGTCGCGGTCGGTTCTCCCCGACTCGTGGTACGTGACCGACCCCGAGACGGCCGCCGCGTTCGAGGGCGCCTCCGCGGTGACCATCCGCGAGACGGAGACGCGCCCGGCGACGCCGCTTCTGTCCGCGCTGGAGTTTTTCGTCCGCGGGGCTGCCGAACTCGTCCGCCTCCTGCAACTGGCCACCGTCGCGGCGGGCGTGCTCGTCGCTGTGACCATCTACAGCGTCGTTCAGATTACGGTTCGAGAGCGCCGGCCGGATATCGCCGTCCTCCGCTCGACCGGGGCGACGCCGTTCCAGATCTTCCGGCTGTTCACCGTTCGAGCGCTCGCGCTCACCGCCGTCGGCACTGCGGCGGGGTACGGGTTCGGTCTCATCCTCGTCCGCGCCGTCGTCAACGCCGCCGTCTACCGCGGCCTCCCGACGACGCTGAGCGCGCGGGTGACCGAACCGGTTCTCGCCGTCCTCCTGCCGGCCGTCGTCTTCTTCCTCCTCGTCGGCGGACTGGCGGGCCTCCTCGCCGCCTACCGCGGCGCGACCGAGGACCCGGCGTCGCTCACCGGGCAGGGACGACCCGACCGCGGGCGTCTCCGCGAGCGACTCGGTCGCCTCGTCGGGACGCGACTCGTCGACTGGGACGCCCTCGTCCCGACGGCGGCGACGCTGTCGGTGTTCATGGCCGCGCTGCTCCTCCTCACCGCGGTGGCGGGCGCGGTCGGTCCGCTGGCGGACACCGGCGAGACCATCACGCAACCGGACGCGCCACACCCCATCGCCAGCAGCGTCCCCGCCGCGTACGCGGACGCGCTCAGAGCGCAGGGGGCGACGGCGAGCCCCGAGATACTCCTGTTCGAGGTGTACGACGGAAACCCCATCGTGGCTAGGGGGGTGAACTTCACCGCCTACCGGGCGCTCTCCGGCGTCGACGTGGCGCGCGGCGAGGCGCCCGACGCGGAGAACGAGGCGCTTGTGGGCGCCGACCTCGCGCGGTCGACCGGACTGTCGCCCGGCGACACCATCGTCCTCGGCGGCAGCACCGACGCCAGCGTGATGCGCCTCGAACTCACGGGTACGTTCTCCGGCGAGGGCATCCAGGACGACCAACTGCTCGTCTCGCTGTCGGCCGCCCGCGAGATGTCCACCACCGGCGACGACGCCGTCCAGTTCGTCCGGACCGACGGACTCGACGTCGACGCCGCCGGCACCTCCACCGTCGTCGTCACGAGCGCTCGCGTCGTCACCGAGAACGGGACGCCCGGCGTCGCCGTCGACGTGACGAACCTCGGACTGCGCGAGGCGACCCGGGAGGTCGAGGTGCGTCTCGGCGAGCGGACGCGCACGGCCGAGGTGACGGTCGACAGCGGACGCTCCGCGCGGGCGTTCGTCGCCTTCGAGGACCTCTCGGACGGGACGTACCCCCTCGTCGTCGGCGACGTCCGGAAGAACGTCACCGTCGACGGCGACTCGCTGGTCGCACTCGATGCGGACGGCGCCGGTTTCGTCGTCGAGGCGCCCGCCCGCGCCCCCGTCGGCGGGACGCCGACCGTCCGAGTGCTCCGGAACGGCCGACCGGTCGGCGGAGCGACGGTCAGCGTCGACGGACGGACGGCGACGACGAACGAAAACGGAGACGCGCGGATTTCGCTCGAAACGGCCGGCAACGTCTCCGTCGTCGCCGAGTCCGAGGGCCGCCGTGCGCGGACGACCGTCACCGTCGCGCCGGACGCGACGCGGGCGCCGATGCTGGACGTGAGCGTCTCGCCGGACGCGCCGAGCATCTTCACGCGACCGGAAGCGACCGTGACGGCGCGGAATCCGTGGGAGGAATCCGTCGAAGCGAACCTGAGCGTGACCGGGCCGGGCGTTGAGCGGACGGAGACGCTGGCGCTCGACCCCGGCGAGACGGCGCGGTTCGCCGTCGAGATTCCCCAGCGACCGGCCGGAGCGTACGACGTGACGGCGTCGGCCGGGACGGAAACGGAGGCGAGCACGACCTATACGGTCAGCGGCGACGCCCGCCTCGGGGCGGCGCTCGCACAGAGCGGGCAGTTTTCCGGCGGCGGCGGCATCACGCAGGCGATACAGGTGGCGTTCGGCAACATCGAGGTGCTCGTCCTCGCCGTCGTCTCGCTGCTCGGCGTGATGACCGTCGGCAGCACCACCGCGGCGTTCACCCGCGCGGTCCATACCGCCACGCGCGAAATCGGCATCCGGCGGGCGACGGGCGCGGACCCTTGCTCGGTCTTCCTCGACGTCTTCGTCGACGCGCTCAAAATCGGGACCACCGCGGCCGTGCTCTCGATGGTGCTGGCGTATCTGGCGGTCCGGGCGCTGCTCGCCGTCGGCGAACTTCGGGTGTTCGGTCTCGTGTTGGAACCTGCCCTCTCGCCGACAATCGTCCTCGGAGCGCTGGCCTGCGGCGTCGCGCTCTCGCTCGTCAGCGCGACGCTGGCCGCCGTCGCCGTCCTCCGGCGCGACCCGGCGGCGCTCTTAGTAGATAGACATATACCGACGCCGTCGGGAAGTGATGAGTAA
- a CDS encoding phosphatase PAP2 family protein, translating to MLEGSQLRQSDGRYQKIGVGIAAVAAACFVVLAFVLSTVPGRSFGLFEVASANLGLVLTVAGVVTQFGDPWFLLLVASLVYMLGTDREFVEQPRDGVFVLAVTLAAFSFTDLLKNLFRAPRPPAADVVTAPGWLPAGLGGAFQSITTATGFAFPSGHALGTAAVFAALASRLSIGSATTRWAVAAAGFLLVASSRVILGVHYGVDVVGGFLAGVFLFAVAATIEDGEPLRVLLLGIVIGVFAVVLSALAPAGEVWNAGQWLGGSVGAAVAWYAVRPSRRLGLGGTLAAGIPAAVLWVAIYLTSPPLVVTVVGTAVAASVTILAPTIADRAGVGT from the coding sequence ATGCTCGAAGGAAGCCAACTCAGACAGTCCGACGGACGCTATCAGAAGATCGGAGTGGGAATCGCCGCCGTGGCCGCCGCCTGTTTCGTCGTGCTCGCGTTCGTCCTGAGCACCGTCCCCGGCCGGAGTTTCGGCCTCTTCGAGGTCGCCTCGGCGAACCTCGGACTCGTGCTGACCGTCGCCGGGGTCGTCACGCAGTTCGGCGACCCGTGGTTCCTGCTGCTCGTGGCCAGCCTTGTGTACATGCTCGGAACCGACCGCGAGTTCGTCGAGCAGCCGCGCGACGGGGTATTCGTCCTCGCGGTGACGCTGGCGGCGTTCTCCTTCACCGACCTGCTCAAGAATCTCTTTCGCGCGCCGCGACCGCCGGCCGCCGACGTGGTGACGGCTCCGGGCTGGCTTCCCGCAGGTCTCGGAGGGGCGTTCCAGTCGATAACCACCGCGACCGGATTCGCGTTCCCGAGCGGACACGCACTCGGGACGGCGGCCGTCTTCGCTGCGTTGGCCTCCCGACTCAGCATCGGGTCGGCGACGACTCGGTGGGCGGTGGCCGCCGCGGGATTCCTCCTCGTGGCGTCCTCGCGGGTGATACTCGGCGTTCACTACGGTGTCGACGTCGTCGGCGGGTTCCTGGCGGGCGTCTTCCTGTTCGCCGTCGCGGCGACCATCGAGGACGGCGAACCGCTCCGCGTCCTCCTGCTCGGCATCGTCATCGGCGTCTTCGCGGTCGTTCTGAGCGCCCTCGCCCCGGCCGGCGAGGTCTGGAACGCCGGGCAGTGGCTCGGCGGGTCGGTCGGCGCCGCGGTCGCGTGGTACGCCGTGCGTCCGTCCCGACGCCTCGGTCTCGGCGGGACGCTGGCCGCCGGCATCCCCGCCGCGGTCCTGTGGGTCGCCATCTACCTCACGAGTCCGCCTCTCGTCGTGACCGTCGTCGGCACCGCCGTCGCGGCGAGCGTCACGATTCTGGCGCCCACGATAGCGGACCGCGCGGGCGTGGGAACGTGA